One Tursiops truncatus isolate mTurTru1 chromosome 3, mTurTru1.mat.Y, whole genome shotgun sequence DNA segment encodes these proteins:
- the LOC101336507 gene encoding protocadherin gamma-B6 isoform X22, giving the protein MGGSCTQRRPAGRRQVLFPFLLPLFYPALCEQIRYSIPEELAKGSVVGNLAKDLGLSVLDVSARKLRVSAEKLLFNVDAESGDLLVKDRIDREQICKERRRCELQLEAVVENPLNIFHVIVVVEDINDHAPQFDKKEIHLEIFESVSSGTRISLDPATDPDINTNSVKDYQLSPNPYFSLMVRVNSDGSKYPELSLEKPLDREKQRSHSLILTALDGGGPPRSATAQIEISVKDTNDNPPVFSKDEYRISISENLPPGSSVLLLTATDQDEGANAEIHYYFRSTAQSTRHMFSLDEKTGMIKNNQSLDFEDIERYTMEVEAKDGGGLSTQCKVIIDILDENDNSPEIIITSLSDEILEGSLPGMVVALFKTRDRDSGGNGEVTCHIGRDVPFKIYSSSNNYYKLVTDGALDREQTLEYSVTITATDRGKPPLSSSTTITLHITDINDNAPVFHQTSYVVHVAENNPPGTSIAQVSASDPDLGPNGHVSYSILASDLEPRALSSYVSVSAQSGVVFAQRAFDHEQLRAFELTLQARDHGSPALSANVSLRVLVGDLNDNAPRVLYPALGPDGSALFDTVPRAAQPGYLVTKVVAVDADSGHNAWLSYHVLQASEPGLFSVGLRTGEVRTARALGDRDAARQRLLVAVRDGGQPPLSATATLLLVFADSLQEALPDLSDHSEPTDPQAELQFYLVVALALISVLFLLAVILAVALHLRHSSSPAAWGCFQPGVCVKSGPVVPPNYSEGTLPYSYNLCVAHTGKTEFNFLRCSDPLHSTQDIVCGDSPGALIPLQSGNDLTSHPETQTPWVQ; this is encoded by the exons ATGGGAGGGAGCTGCACGCAGAGACGTCCGGCCGGCCGGCGGCAGGTACTGTTTCCCTTCCTGCTGCCTTTGTTCTACCCCGCGCTCTGCGAGCAGATCCGCTACTCCATTCCCGAGGAGCTGGCCAAGGGCTCTGTGGTAGGGAATCTCGCCAAGGATCTAGGGCTCAGTGTCCTGGATGTGTCGGCTCGAAAGCTGCGAGTTAGCGCGGAGAAGCTGCTTTTCAACGTAGACGCGGAGAGTGGGGACTTACTTGTGAAGGACCGAATAGACCGTGAGCAGATATGTAAAGAGAGAAGAAGATGTGAATTGCAGTTGGAGGCCGTGGTGGAaaatcctttaaatatttttcatgtcattGTGGTTGTTGAGGATATTAATGACCATGCTCCTCAATTCgataaaaaggaaatacatttagaaatttttGAATCTGTATCTTCAGGTACACGAATATCCCTTGACCCTGCCACTGACCCTGATATAAACACGAACTCAGTTAAAGATTATCAGCTAAGTCCTAACCCTTATTTCTCATTAATGGTTCGAGTTAATTCCGATGGTAGCAAGTACCCAGAGTTATCTTTGGAGAAACCCCTAGACCGGGAAAAGCAGCGGTCCCATAGCTTGATATTGACTGCCTTGGATGGAGGGGGCCCGCCACGAAGTGCCACCGCTCAGATAGAAATCTCTGTCAAGGACACCAATGATAACCCCCCGGTGTTCAGCAAAGACGAATATAGAATCAGCATTAGTGAAAATCTACCCCCTGGGTCCTCCGTGTTGCTGTTGACAGCCACTGACCAGGATGAGGGGGCCAATGCTGAAATACACTACTACTTCAGGAGCACTGCTCAGAGTACAAGGCACATGTTCTCActggatgagaaaacaggcatGATTAAGAATAACCAGTCACTGGATTTTGAGGATATAGAAAGATACACCATGGAAGTGGAAGCAAAGGACGGAGGTGGTCTCTCTACCCAATGTAAAGTAATCATAGATATCCTAGATGAAAACGACAACAGTCCAGAAATAATCATCACTTCTCTCTCTGATGAGATTTTGGAGGGTTCTCTTCCAGGAATGGTTGTTGCCCTCTTCAAAACACGGGACCGGGATTCCGGAGGAAATGGAGAAGTCACCTGTCATATAGGAAGAGATGTTCCTTTCAAGATTTATTCTTCTTCTAATAATTACTACAAGCTGGTGACAGATGGGGCCCTAGACCGAGAGCAGACTCTGGAATACAGCGTCACCATCACAGCCACTGACAGGGGAAAGCCCCCCCTCTCCAGCAGCACTACCATCACTCTGCACATCACGGACATCAACGACAACGCTCCGGTTTTCCACCAGACCTCCTACGTGGTCCACGTGGCAGAAAACAACCCGCCCGGCACCTCCATCGCCCAAGTCAGCGCCTCCGACCCCGACCTGGGGCCCAACGGCCACGTCTCCTATTCCATCCTGGCCAGCGACCTGGAGCCGCGCGCGCTGTCGTCCTACGTGTCCGTGAGCGCACAGAGCGGCGTGGTGTTCGCGCAGCGCGCCTTCGACCACGAGCAGCTGCGCGCCTTCGAGCTGACGCTGCAGGCCCGCGACCACGGCTCGCCCGCACTCAGCGCCAACGTGAGCCTGCGCGTGCTGGTGGGTGACCTCAACGACAACGCGCCCAGGGTGCTGTACCCGGCGCTGGGGCCCGACGGCTCGGCGCTCTTCGACACGGTGCCGCGCGCCGCGCAGCCCGGCTACCTGGTCACCAAGGTGGTGGCGGTGGACGCCGACTCTGGACACAACGCCTGGCTGTCCTACCACGTGCTGCAGGCCAGCGAGCCCGGACTCTTCAGCGTGGGGCTGCGCACGGGCGAGGTGCGCACGGCGCGGGCCCTGGGCGACAGGGACGCGGCCCGCCAGCGCCTGCTGGTTGCTGTGCGCGACGGGGGACAGCCGCCCCTCTCGGCCACCGCCACGCTGCTCCTGGTTTTCGCGGACAGCCTGCAGGAGGCGCTGCCGGACCTCAGTGACCACTCTGAGCCCACTGACCCCCAAGCTGAGCTGCAGTTTTACTTAGTGGTGGCCTTGGCCTTGATCTCCGTGCTCTTCCTCCTCGCGGTGATTCTGGCGGTCGCCCTACACCTTCGACACTCCTCCAGCCCCGCTGCCTGGGGCTGCTTTCAGCCTGGTGTCTGTGTCAAGTCTGGCCCCGTGGTTCCCCCCAACTACAGTGAAGGAACTTTACCTTATTCCTACAATCTGTGCGTTGCCCATACTGGAAAGACAGAGTTTAATTTCCTAAGATGTAGTGATCCTTTGCATTCCACTCAAGACATAGTTTGTGGTGATTCTCCTGGGGCCTTAATTCCACTTCAGAGTGGGAATGATTTGACTTCACATCCTGAGACCCAAACACCG TGGGTGCAGTAA
- the LOC101336507 gene encoding protocadherin gamma-B7 isoform X21 produces MGGSCTQRRPAGRRQVLFPFLLPLFYPALCEQIRYSIPEELAKGSVVGNLAKDLGLSVLDVSARKLRVSAEKLLFNVDAESGDLLVKDRIDREQICKERRRCELELEAVVENPLNIFHIIVVVEDINDHAPQFHKDEINLEISESVSLGTGTILESAKDPDINMNSLSKYQLSPNEYFSLVVKDNPEGGKYPELVLKKTLDRETQSAHHLVLTALDSGDPPRSGTVQIRILVVDANDNPPVFSQDVYKVSLREDVPPGTFVLRVSATDQDEGLNAEITYSFLGVADTARHVFSLDSATGNIITHQPLDYEDVKRYAMDVEAKDRGSLSTQCKVIIEVLDENDNSPEIIITSLSDQILEDSRPGMVVGLFKTRDQDSKENGEVTCILSRDIPFKIHSSSNNYYKLVTDGALDREQTPEYNVTITATDRGKPPLSSSATITLRITDVNDNAPVFHQASYVVHLAENNLPGTSIAQVSASDPDLGPNGHVSYSILASDLEPRALSSYVSVNAQSGVVFAQRAFDHEQLRAFELTLQARDHGSPALSANVSLRVLVGDRNDNAPRVLYPALGPDGSALFDMVPRAAQPGYLVTKVVAVDADSGHNAWLSYHVLQASEPGLFSVGLRTGEVRTARALGDRDAARQRLLVAVRDGGQPPLSATATLLLVFADSLQEALPDLSDHSEPTDPQAELQFYLVVALALISVLFLLVVILAIALRLRCSSSPSAGGGCFGSVLCSKSGPEIPPNYSDGTLPYADNLCVPRNQTNPEFNFLTSVEHCPATQDILNKDSSSVLLASVLTLSVEADKNTFKQIGL; encoded by the exons ATGGGAGGGAGCTGCACGCAGAGACGTCCGGCCGGCCGGCGGCAGGTACTGTTTCCCTTCCTGCTGCCTTTGTTCTACCCCGCGCTCTGCGAGCAGATCCGCTACTCCATTCCCGAGGAGCTGGCCAAGGGCTCTGTGGTAGGGAATCTCGCTAAGGATCTAGGGCTCAGTGTCCTGGATGTGTCGGCTCGAAAGCTGCGAGTTAGCGCGGAGAAGCTGCTTTTCAACGTAGACGCGGAGAGTGGGGACTTACTTGTGAAGGACCGAATAGACCGTGAGCAGATATGTAAAGAGAGAAGAAGATGTGAATTGGAGTTGGAGGCCGTGGTGGAaaatcctttaaatatttttcatatcattgtggttgTTGAGGATATTAATGACCATGCTCCTCAATTCCATAAGGATGAAATAAACTTAGAAATCAGTGAATCTGTCAGTCTAGGGACGGGAACAATTCTTGAGTCTGCAAAAGATCCTGATATTAATATGAATTCACTGAGCAAATACCAACTAAGTCCTAATGAGTATTTCTCGTTAGTGGTGAAAGACAATCCTGAGGGTGGCAAATATCCAGAACTGGTATTGAAGAAGACCCTGGACCGAGAAACGCAGAGCGCTCACCACTTGGTGCTGACAGCCTTAGACAGCGGGGATCCGCCGCGAAGCGGCACCGTTCAGATCCGAATCCTGGTGGTGGATGCCAACGATAATCCCCCTGTGTTCAGCCAAGATGTGTACAAGGTCAGCCTTCGGGAAGATGTGCCCCCAGGTACCTTCGTGCTGAGGGTGAGTGCTACTGATCAAGATGAAGGCCTCAATGCAGAGATCACCTACTCATTCCTTGGTGTGGCTGATACAGCCCGGCACGTGTTCTCTCTGGATTCAGCTACAGGAAACATTATAACTCATCAACCCCTGGATTATGAAGATGTGAAAAGATATGCCATGGATGTAGAAGCAAAGGACCGAGGATCCCTCTCTACACAGTGTAAAGTAATTATAGAAGTTTTAGATGAAAATGACAACAGCCCAGAAATAATTATCACTTCTCTCTCTGATCAGATTTTGGAGGATTCCCGGCCAGGAATGGTTGTAGGTCTCTTCAAAACACGGGACCAGGATTCCAAGGAAAATGGAGAAGTCACATGTATTTTAAGTAGAGACattccatttaaaattcattcttcttCTAATAATTACTACAAGTTAGTAACAGATGGGGCCCTGGACAGGGAACAGACTCCGGAATACAACGTCACTATCACAGCCACTGACAGGGGCAAGCCCCCGCTCTCCTCCAGCGCTACCATTACCCTACGCATCACCGACGTCAACGACAACGCTCCTGTTTTCCACCAGGCCTCCTACGTAGTGCATTTGGCCGAGAACAACCTGCCTGGAACCTCCATAGCGCAAGTCAGCGCCTCCGACCCCGACCTGGGGCCCAACGGCCACGTCTCCTATTCCATCCTGGCCAGCGACCTGGAGCCGCGCGCGCTGTCGTCCTACGTGTCCGTGAACGCACAGAGCGGCGTGGTGTTCGCGCAGCGCGCCTTCGACCACGAGCAGCTGCGCGCCTTCGAGCTGACGCTGCAGGCCCGCGACCACGGCTCGCCCGCGCTCAGCGCCAACGTGAGCCTGCGCGTGCTGGTGGGCGACCGCAACGACAACGCGCCCAGGGTGCTGTACCCGGCGCTGGGGCCCGACGGCTCGGCGCTCTTCGACATGGTGCCGCGCGCCGCGCAGCCTGGCTACCTGGTCACCAAGGTGGTGGCGGTGGACGCCGACTCTGGACACAACGCCTGGCTGTCCTACCACGTGCTGCAGGCCAGCGAGCCCGGACTCTTCAGCGTGGGGCTGCGCACGGGCGAGGTGCGCACGGCGCGGGCCCTGGGCGACAGGGACGCGGCCCGCCAGCGCCTGCTGGTTGCTGTGCGCGATGGGGGACAGCCGCCCCTCTCGGCCACCGCCACGCTGCTCCTGGTTTTCGCGGACAGCCTGCAGGAGGCGCTGCCGGACCTCAGTGACCACTCTGAGCCCACTGACCCCCAAGCTGAGCTGCAGTTTTACCTGGTGGTGGCCTTGGCCTTGATCTCGGTGCTCTTCCTCCTCGTGGTGATTCTAGCCATTGCCCTGCGCCTTCGATGCTCTTCCAGCCCCAGCGCTGGTGGGGGCTGTTTTGGGTCTGTTCTCTGCTCCAAGTCTGGTCCTGAGATTCCTCCCAACTACAGTGATGGAACATTGCCCTATGCCGATAATTTATGTGTGCCTAGGAATCAAACTAATCCGGAATTTAATTTTCTCACATCTGTTGAACATTGTCCTGCCACACAAGATATTCTCAACAAAGATAGCTCTTCAGTGCTATTGGCTAGTGTTTTAACTCTTAGTGTTGAAGCAGATAAGAACACTTTTAAACAg ATTGGGCTCTAG